One genomic segment of Scophthalmus maximus strain ysfricsl-2021 chromosome 3, ASM2237912v1, whole genome shotgun sequence includes these proteins:
- the LOC118316508 gene encoding nucleolar GTP-binding protein 2-like, with translation MRTQRARIVFIWLSGTILLSGLGAHSEPSSAAPDFETAAIRPLEADAAVTVLDPHVSSATLSSESEDEHLIMEGEEEIEQQRVDIRNLEAGRRRRGALGKKKHAAVVEANAYRIAGMGQPLMGWRKRGKGEYSALMAVLRELHADKRRLMDQEKAQEEEEEEEDDDDDDDDDDDDDDDDEDEEEEAH, from the exons ATGCGGACACAAAGGGCACGGATCGTGTTCATTTGGCTGAGTGGCACAATTTTACTTTCAGGACTAGGTGCACACTCTGAACCTTCTTCTGCGGCACCTGACTTTGAAACAGCAGCTATTCGTCCACTGGAAGCGGATGCAGCAGTGACAGTGTTGGATCCACATGTTTCAAGTGCAACCCTTTCTTCTG AGAGTGAGGATGAGCATCTCATaatggagggagaagaggagattgAGCAGCAAAGAGTTGATATCCGAAATCTGGAGGctgggagaagaaggagaggcgCCTTGGGAAAGAAGAAACATGCAGCTGTGGTGGAAGCCAATGCCTATAGAATA GCTGGAATGGGGCAACCACTGATGGGCTGGAGGAAGCGTGGAAAGGGAGAATACAGCGCTCTCATGGCTGTTCTCAGGGAACTTCATGCTGACAAGAGGAGGCTGATGGATCAAGAGAAagcacaagaggaggaggaggaagaagaggacgacgacgacgacgatgatgacgacgatgacgatgatgacgacgacgaagacgaagaagaggagg cTCATTGA
- the tktb gene encoding transketolase-like protein 2: MSSYHKPDEKTLQGLKDVANKLRIHSIKATCASNSGHPTSCCSAAELMSVLFFHTMRYKADDPRNQCNDRFVLSKGHAAPILYAAWAEAGFVKESDLLNLRKIDCDLEGHPTPKLDFVDVATGSLGQGLGAACGMAYTGKNFDKSSYRVYCMLGDGECSEGSVWEAMAFASYYKLDNLVAIMDINRLGQSEAAPLKHDMEVYRKRCEAFGWNTYVVDGHDVEELCKALWQAQQVKGKPTCIVAKTFKGKGLKNIEDLDNWHGKPIPKDKVDNILKDLNAQIQVPNKTLCPELPNDDTAPADLSIISLPSPPAYKKGDKMATRRAYGVALAKLGEASQRVVALDGDTKNSTFSETFKKAFPDRYIECFIAEQNMVGVAIGCATRDRTVAFASTFAAFLSRAYDQIRMGAISQSNVNLVGSHCGISIGEDGPSQMALEDLAMFRAIPTCTVFYPSDAVSTERAVELSANTKGICFIRTSRPETAVLYSPDEKFEVGVAKVVRQSDNDQVTVIGAGITLHEALAAADMLASEGKNIRVIDPFTIKPLDAATILSSARATGGQIITVEDHYKEGGLGEAVLAAVGAEPGIIVNRLAVSGVPRSGKPTELLDLFGISAKHIAKAVRQTFAN, translated from the exons ATGTCTAGCTACCACAAGCCCGACGAGAAAACCCTGCAGGGGCTGAAGGACGTCGCCAACAAGCTGCGGATCCACTCCATCAAGGCTACGTGCGCCTCCAACTCCGG tcaCCCGACATCATGCTGCAGTGCAGCCGAGCTCATGTCTGTGCTCTTCTTCCACACCATGCGCTACAAAGCCGACGATCCTCGCAACCAGTGCAACGATCGTTTTGTGCTCTCAAAG GGCCACGCTGCACCTATCCTGTATGCTGCCTGGGCAGAAGCAGGTTTTGTGAAGGAGTCTGATCTGCTCAACCTGCGCAAGATTGATTGCGACCTGGAGGGGCATCCTACACCA AAACTGGATTTTGTAGATGTGGCAACAGGCTCTCTGGGACAGGGTCTCGGGGCTGCCTGTGGGATGGCCTACACTGGCAAAAACTTCGACAAATCCAG TTACCGCGTATACTGCATGCTGGGTGACGGAGAATGTTCAGAGGGTTCCGTGTGGGAGGCCATGGCCTTTGCCTCCTACTACAAGCTGGACAACCTGGTGGCCATCATGGACATCAACCGGCTAGGTCAGAGCGAGGCTGCGCCCCTGAAGCACGACATGGAGGTCTACCGCAAACGCTGTGAAGCTTTTGG GTGGAACACTTATGTTGTGGATGGACACGATGTGGAGGAGCTGTGCAAAGCGCTCTGGCAGGCTCAGCAGGTCAAGGGCAAACCCACTTGCATTGTAGCCAAGACTTTCAAGGGCAAAGGACTCAAAA ATATTGAGGATCTTGATAACTGGCATGGAAAGCCCATCCCCAAGGATAAAGTCGACAACATCCTGAAAGATCTAAATGCTCAGATCCAGGTCCCCAACAAGACCCTTTGCCCCGAACTCCCCAATGATGACACGGCACCTGCAGACCTCAGCATCATCTCCCTACCCTCACCCCCAGCCTACAAAAAAGGAGACAAG ATGGCGACAAGGCGAGCATACGGTGTAGCTCTAGCCAAGCTGGGCGAGGCGAGCCAGAGAGTGGTGGCTCTTGATGGAGACACCAAGAACTCCACCTTCTCGGAGACCTTCAAGAAGGCCTTCCCTGACCGTTACATCGAGTGTTTCATCGCCGAACAGAACATG GTCGGAGTGGCCATTGGCTGCGCCACCCGTGACCGCACGGTCGCATTCGCCAGCACATTTGCCGCCTTCCTGTCTAGAGCCTATGACCAGATCCGCATGGGAGCCATCTCTCAGTCGAACGTCAACCTGGTGGGATCCCACTGTGGAATCTCCATCG GTGAGGATGGTCCTTCCCAGATGGCCCTGGAGGACTTGGCCATGTTCCGTGCCATCCCAACATGCACTGTGTTTTACCCCAGTGACGCAGTGTCCACGGAGAGGGCTGTCGAGCTATCGGCCAACACAAAG GGTATCTGTTTCATCCGTACCAGTAGACCAGAGACCGCAGTCCTCTACTCTCCAGATGAGAAGTTTGAAGTGGGTGTAGCCAAG GTGGTGCGGCAGTCTGACAATGATCAGGTGACTGTGATTGGAGCTGGTATTACTCTCCACGAGGCccttgctgctgctgacatGCTGGCCAGTGAAG GAAAGAACATCCGAGTGATTGACCCGTTCACCATCAAGCCTCTGGATGCTGCTACCATTCTTTCCAGTGCCAGAGCCACAGGTGGTCAAATCATCACCGTGGAGGACCACTACAAGGAGG GTGGTCTTGGTGAGGCAGTGCTGGCAGCAGTGGGCGCGGAGCCCGGCATCATTGTGAACAGACTGGCCGTCTCCGGCGTTCCCCGCAGTGGAAAGCCCACTGAGCTGCTGGACCTGTTTGGCATAAGCGCCAAGCACATTGCTAAGGCCGTGCGTCAGACCTTTGCAAACTAA